A single genomic interval of Lacrimispora sphenoides JCM 1415 harbors:
- a CDS encoding ABC transporter permease, which produces MEGKKQRSLWAEAWRRFKRNRLAMAGLCFIFLLIMIAVATSVIDLVTNKSFYLSYVVKQNLTGRLLPPSLNHPFGLDEFGRDMLLRMLWATRYSLFMGTVAVSVSCIFGGMLGAIAGYYGKGADNLIMRFMDILLAIPSMLLAIAIVAALGTSLVNVLLAISIAYIPTFARTVRAPVLTVKDQEYIEAAKAIGCSDLRIIFKYVLPNCMAPIIVQITLSIAGAILSIAGLSFLGLGIQPPTPEWGAMLSNARSYIRDSWHVTVIPGLGIMLTILALNVVGDGLRDALDPRLKD; this is translated from the coding sequence GTGGAAGGAAAAAAACAAAGATCTTTATGGGCTGAAGCCTGGAGACGTTTTAAAAGGAACCGTCTGGCAATGGCGGGATTGTGTTTTATTTTTTTGCTGATTATGATAGCAGTCGCTACTTCGGTAATTGACCTTGTTACCAATAAATCTTTTTACTTATCATATGTGGTTAAGCAGAATCTGACAGGCAGACTTTTACCACCAAGTCTGAACCATCCGTTTGGTCTTGATGAGTTTGGCAGAGACATGCTGCTACGGATGCTGTGGGCAACCCGTTATTCCCTGTTTATGGGAACCGTGGCAGTTTCCGTCTCCTGTATCTTTGGCGGGATGCTGGGGGCAATTGCAGGTTATTATGGAAAGGGTGCGGATAATCTGATTATGCGCTTCATGGATATTTTGCTGGCCATTCCCTCCATGCTGCTGGCCATCGCCATTGTTGCGGCTCTGGGAACCAGTCTGGTTAATGTTCTGCTGGCTATTTCCATTGCCTATATACCGACCTTTGCGAGAACGGTTCGGGCACCGGTTCTGACTGTGAAAGATCAGGAGTACATAGAAGCTGCAAAAGCGATCGGCTGCAGTGATTTAAGGATTATATTTAAATATGTACTGCCCAATTGCATGGCTCCGATTATTGTTCAGATAACATTAAGCATTGCCGGAGCGATTCTGTCCATTGCCGGTTTATCCTTCCTTGGTCTTGGAATACAGCCGCCAACGCCGGAATGGGGAGCCATGCTCTCCAACGCCAGAAGTTATATCCGTGATTCCTGGCATGTGACAGTGATTCCGGGTTTAGGGATCATGCTGACGATTCTGGCCCTGAATGTGGTGGGAGATGGTCTTCGTGATGCTCTGGATCCGAGACTGAAAGATTAA